Part of the Tenacibaculum sp. SZ-18 genome, TTTAAGCGAAATATATTAATAAATTGCTGTTCTCTTTCACCAAATCTAATTCATAAAAAGAACTAGATTTTGATACTTAGTATAAGTTAGAAAGCTTTATCCTTCGAATAGAAAAAAATGAGTGATTTTTTTTGTTTACATTATAGTTGAAACGAAAAACATGAACAAACTTTATCTAATATTTATAGGTAATCCAAACCCTAATCCGAACCTTAAGTCTTTATCATCTCCGTTTGGTTCTAAATTAAGATCTGTTCTGTCTACAAACGCTTGAATTGTTACTATTGGTTTTGAATCTTTTTTCCCTTTCAAATTAAATAACATCCCCAATCTCATCGGTAACCTCTCTAAATTTTCTAGTAAACCAACTTTGCTGAACTTTATGTGGTGGTAGGTGAAACTTCCGAAAAACCCTAGTGGTATTTTAAACGGATAATAATACATTTCGAAGTTGAACGAACTACCGAAACCATATTCGTATAAAGAATCTCCAATAAATGCATTATTTGATTGTGAAAATTCAATAGGATTACCATTAACATCATTCCCTAAAAATCCTGTAGCGTCAAGTACACTGCTTCTAAAATTATAAATAGTAGAAGCTCTACTTAATTTTGTTGATATTCTTGCAAAAAAACGTTCAGCAGCTAATTTATTGGAAGAGCCTTCCCCTTTTTCATAACTATAATTTAATGACAATGTAATTCCGAAAAGGTTTCCTCTTTCTTTGGCAAACATTTTTGAAAACGTTTTAAGAGGATCATATTGAAAACGTTGAAAGCTTTCTCTTTGATAGTACGGACTCACTCCCTAAAAAAACATATGGTTACCTTTCCATTCTGGTTCTGCATTTTTTAATTCAATTTTATTAATCTCATCCTCTAAATCAGATAAAATATAATCTATTTAAACCAACTAGCATATTTTACATAATTGTCTGCTATTCTATTAACTTCGCCTGAAGTCAACTCTGGTGAAATATCTTTAACTTTTTTAGCAGGAACTCCTGCATAAATACTACCACTTTCGATTCGAGTATTTTTAGTAACCACAGCTCCAGCTGCTATAATTGTGTTGCTTTCAACGATACAATCATCCATTATGATACTTCCCATTCCAACCAAAACATTATCGTGAATTGTGCAACCATGAACTATCGCATTATGTCCAATAGATACATTATTACCAATAGTAGTTGGTGATTTCTCGAAGGTTGCGTGTATTACAGCTCCATCTTGTACATTCACCTTATCTCCCATTTTAATAAAATGCACATCACCTCGTATAACAGCATTAAACCAAACACTACATTCTTTTCCTATTGTTACTTCTCCTATAATTGTTGCGTTTTCGGCAATAAAGCAATCTGCTGATATTTGAGGTGATTTTCCTCGAACTGATTTAATGATTGGCATAAATTTTTATTTAAAAAAAGCTAATAAATTTCCTTTTTTTGATGCTGATACTAATATTTCTTTTCCGCTAGTCAACTCTACACTTCCTCCTTTTCCTTTCTTGTATTTAGTAATTTCATTAATATTCACTAAGAAAGATTTGTGAATCCTTGCAAATGGATATTCCTTTAAAACTTCCTCAAAATGTTTCAGTGTTTTACTTACGACTTTCTTTGAGTTTGTTAAGTGAATTTCGGTATAGTTGTCATCAGCTTTACAATAAACGATCTCTTCAACATTAACAACTTCAAAACCATCTTGTAATGGAATGGTTATTTTACCTGTAATTGTTGGGGTTTTAGGCTGAAGAATTGAATTCTGAAGTTGATTTTCCTTGTCTTTAATTTCCTTTACTAGACCAACAGATTTAATCAATTCATCAATAGAAATAGGTTTTAATAGATAATATGTAGCTTGATTGTTTAAAGCTTCAATTGCATAATGGTCGTATGCTGTCACGAATATTGTTTCAAAAGTTCTATTATCAACCTTTTCTAACAAGTCAAAACCGTTACCAAAAGGCATTTCTACATCTAAAAATACCAAATCAAGTTCATGTTGTTGAATTAGTTCATAGGCTTCCTGGATATTACTTGCTTCTCCTACCAATTCAAGATCCGGACAATACTTACCAATATAATTCCTTAATATATCTCTACTAATTTGCTCGTCCTCTACAATAATTGTTTTCAATTTCATAAGTTATTTTTTAAGTGTTAGTTCAACTTTCGTTCCCGAACCGTCAGGTAAACAATCAGAAATTAAAACTGCTACTTTATCTTGATACATATCATTTAAAATGGCAATCCTATTTTTAATTGTACTCATACCTTTCGACTTTTGTTTCAATTGATTTTTCGTTTTCATTTCCATCGATTTCTTTCTTCCTATCCCATTATCTTCGATGGTTATATTTATAGCATCATTTTCCTCTTGTTTAACAGCGATTTTTAAAACTCCTTTATCTTTTTTATACCGTAACCCATGCCAAATAGCATTTTCAATATATGGCTGCAATAGCATTGGCGGAATTTTATACTCTTCCAAATTAATCGATGAATCTACATCAATTGTATAATCAAATTTATCTTGAAAACGATTATGTTCTAATTTTACATAAAGCTCAAGCAATTCAATTTCTTTTGTAAATGGTATAAAATCTTCATCAGAATTTTCTAAAACAGATCTCATTAAAACAGAAAACTCTGACAAATATCTATTCGCATTTCTTTCATCATTTACTGCAATAAAACTATTTACAGAATTTAGAGCATTAAAAATGAAATGTGGATTCATTTGGGATCTCATTGATTTTAATGCTAATAAATTATTAGCTAACTTTTGCTTTTGATTGGCTCTGTAAGAATAATAACTCAATAAACTCATCAAAACCAAGCCCAATAAAAGTGAATAAATAATTACCTGTTGCAGTATATCTTTTTCATTTGATAATTCATTTTCTTTGTAAGCCAAGCTTAACCTACTTTCAGTTAATTCTTTTTCTTTAATTAAAATAGCAATTCTGCTTTGGTTTTCCGCTATTTTTTTACTTAATCTCTGACTTTGATAAATCTCTTGCTCTTTCTTTATATACAAAGCATCTACTACTTCCACAAAGTCTTTATAAGTTTTTAACGCCTTCATTTTAGACCCAACAGCATCATAGACCTCTGACAACTTTCTAGTTGCATGTTTCTTTACCTCAAAATCTTCTTTTCTATTAGCTTCTATTATACTTTTTTTAAGATAATTAATTGCTTCATCATAATTCTCTTTTAAAACGTATGCATTACCAATTTTATAATTCAACTTTTGAGATGTTAATGAATCCTTTGATTCATCTATTTTATCTTCATCTGTACTAATGTATTGCTTCTTCCTTTTCGAATTATTTCTAGAACTTTTATCTACATTTTCAAGAATCTCTTTTCTTAATTGAATTTCATTATCATACTGCTCTGTTTTATTATAGAAATCCGCCACTTCTTGTTGTATTTTAAGAGACGGTTCTGCATCTAATTCAGAAACCTGTTCTAAAGTTTTACTTATTCTAGAGTTCGCCATGCTAAGATTCCCTTCTCTGGCATAAATATTTGCAATTTCTGTATTTAAATCGGGGATTTCTTCTCGAATACCGTGTTTCTCTGCAATTTCCAAACCTTTTTCATAATTACTTTTGGCTTTATCAAATTCATTTTTAGCATAATATACATCTGCTAAACCATGGAAAACTTGAACTCTTTCATAATTACTTAATTCATTTGTTTTTAACTCTATATAGGTTTGCTCACTATCATCATATGCTTTAGCTAAATATTGAGCTTTAGCTAATTGCAACCTAGTTTCTACCTTTTCATAAATCCTTAGTGATGTTTTAAAATTAGTAATTGCAATATCATACTGTTTCCAGTGTACATATATATCCGCTAAAACTTTATACGTATTAGCATGTCTGCTTTTAGATTGCTCGGACTTCAATAGTTCTTCAATAAAACTAAGACTTTTATCTATATTCTTCTCTGAATAAAACTTGGCGGAATCAATAAATTGAAGATAATTAGCTTCTTTTTTACTAGAATTTTTGAAAAAGCTTTCTTTCTTTTTATCTATTTTTTTTATTCTTACTTGAATTGACTGTTGTGAATTAATTATATGATATACTGTTTTAAAATCTGGATGTCTAACAACTAATTCATCATGCAATCTTGCTTTAACGGTATAAATTCCGCGACTATCCGACTTGTAAGTTATAAATGAATTTACACTTATTTGCGCATCTTCAATATATCTTCTGTTATTTTCATCGAAAACTTTAACTTCCAACTCGAAGGGTTTATTCATTGACCAATCGGGTTCAGTTTGTGCTTCAAAAACTAAGCATGATAACAAAAAGATAATGTATATGTATTTCTTGTACTGCAACTTTCTAAATCATTATAATATAGAGTAAAATTATCACCAAAAAATCAATAAAAAAAATAGTGATTTATCAATTCAGCTTAAAAAAAAGACGATAAAGACCACTTTACTCATTAAAAATCACATTTTACTAACTAGACAGAAGCAGTAACTCATACCTGTTTTTTTACTAAAAAAGTTCAAAGTAGATTTGAGTATAAAGAAAGAAGAATAGTTCAATATTATAAGGATTTCTTAGCTATGTTAAATTAGAAATCAAAATTGAAGAAGGAAAGTTAATTTAAAAAAAGAGTGGAAAACTACTCTTTTTTTTATTTTAATATTAATTCTTGACCAATACTTATATGATTATTGCTAAGCTTATTTAACTTCTTAAGTTGTGAAACTGAAGTATTAAACTTTCTGGAAATAGAATATAAAGTATCTCCTTTTACAACCTTATAATAAAAATTTGTTTTTGTATTGTTGTTAGACTCGTTGTAACCCTTTGATTTATTTACAACTTTTGATTTAGCTGCTCTATCATATTTATTTAGATTATATTTTTTAATCAAACCTATCAATTTCACTGGATACTTTTTATCCGTTGCATACCCTGCTCTTTTTAATCCATAAGCCCAACCTTTATAATCTGTTAGTTTTAGTCGGAATAAACCCGCATATCTTTTTCTTGATGTTAAAAATTGTGAGTGATCTTCATATGAAGTTTCCGGATGTTCATACTTTCTAAAACACTCTCCAATTTCATCATCATCATGAGTTACACTTTTACCGTCCCAACCTTTGTGACATTTAATTCCAAAATGATTATTCGACCTAAGCGCTAAAGGACTTCTACCACTTCCAGACTCCAAAATACCTTGAGCCAAGGTAATACTCGCTGGGATTTTATATCGATGCATTTCTCTCACGGCAATTGGAGCAAATTTTGTAATATAATCTTCCGTAGTTTTGGTAATACTATTATCTCTCTTGTTCTTTGTTACTTTCGGTTTTACTTCCGGAATAACAACTTTCTTTTCTTTTTTAGGAGCTGTAACAACAATCGTTTTGGATTTTGGTTGTGTTACTACTTGCTTTTTAGAACCACAGCTTGACAAAAAAGCTACTAAAACACTAAAAATTATTATTCTCAACTTCATTTATAACTGTATTTCCTCTAAGTTTTTACTTCTTAATTTTTTATTGACTCCCGAAATCCCTTGAATTCCTCCCGTATGAATTGTTAAAATTTTAGCTCCTTTTGGAAATTTATTCTTCTTGATTAAATCAATTACACCAAACATCATTTTCCCTGTATAAATAGGGTCTAATAAGACATTCGTTTCTCGTTTAAAATCATTAATAAAACAAATTAATTCAGACTTAACCTTTCCATATCCTCCAAAATGATAATCATTATACAATTTCCAGTTTTGCTTTGCATTTGTAAAATTCTCTACTTCCTTTTGCAGAAAATCACCTTTTAAAGCAGGAAATCCTAATACTTTCTGATAATCTTTTGTTGAATTAATTATCCCTGAAATTGTTCCCCCTGTTCCAAGAGCCAAGCAAATATAATCGAATTTTTCATCTTCTTCTGTTAATATCTCCTCACAACCTTTAATAGCCAATTGATTAGTTCCTCCTTCTGGAATTAAATAGAAATCTCCATATTTATTTTCTAATTCGCGGACAAATTTATCAGATGTTTTATTTTTATAAGTTTCTCTTGCAACAAATTCAAACTCCATTCCAAACTCTTTAGCTTTTGCTAATGTTTGATTTTCCTTTAAAACTTTGTCTAAATTAAAAGCTAACTCATCACCTCGAATAACACCTATTGTTCTTAGGGTATTTAGTCTCCCTGCTGCCGCGACCGCCAAAATATGGTTAGAATAAGCACCACCAAAAGTTAGTAACGTATTTTTCTCTTGATGTTGAGCTTCAATTACATTGTACTTTAATTTACGAAACTTATTACCTGAAATTTGAAGATGAATTTTATCTTCCCTTTTTATCCATAATTCTACACCATATTGATGTAATTCAGTTAAATGGATTTGTTGATTTTCAATATTTAAATTGAACTCATTTGAAATACTCACAATTCTCCTTATTAATCAACTTCTAATTTATACCCCACTCCATGAATATTTACCAATCGAATGGAAGTATCTTCTTTTATTTTTTTTCTGATTTTAGAAATATAGGTGTCCAAGCTTCTTCCAACGAAAACACCATTATCTTCCCAAACTTTCTTTGTTAATTCTTCTCTTTTTATTATCTGATTTGGTTTTTCAATAAATATTGCTACTAATTCACATTCCTTTTTGGATAATGGAATTTCCACAGCCTGTTTTACCAATTTATTTTGCTCTGGATAAAAAATAAAACTTCCTAGCTTTTGAGTATCATTGGGTTCTTCAAGAACTTTTGAATTCAATTTTCCTTTGTAGAATACAATGAAAAAAACAGTTACTGAAAATAGCAATGAAATAAGTAAATATAACAAGCTCCTACTTTCATTTTGATCTTGCAAAAAACTAACCGAAATAATATAGCAACCATTTGGCAAGTTTCGTCCTGAACATGGAATAATGGAATTTTCCTCGTTTAATATCATTTCAAAACTATAAGCAATTTCATTATTTACACAGTTTTCTACTTCTACCAAATAACTAGAAGGAAGTTCAGATTTTTTGAAATTTTGATTTATTAAACTTGCAAGTTTATCTGGTTCTATTTGTAATCCATTTTCAAAAGAAAGTTCATACTTGTGTTCCTGAATTTGTTTTACAGGTAAAACTAACGAAGTAGAATCATTCTGAGTAAGTAATAATTGATGTCCAACATTTCTAAGTGACACTTTAACCTTATTTGAAATATCAGACTCTCTTGAGTTACAAGAAAAAAGAAACAACGTACCAAGAAGTACTTTAACAACTAATTTATTCATATGTATTACAAATAACCTACTTTTTCTATAAATTTTACAGTAATTGACACTTGTTTTACACTTTTTTGACACTTTTTAAAAGCCCTGAACTTAATTTTACAAAACAAAAAAGAATCATAAACAATATAATATGAATAAGTTACTAATCTACTTTTCGTTATTTCTTATTTTCTCATGTAGTCAAAGAAAGGAGAAAGAAAAGATTGCAAAAATTACTACAGTTGATAAATATGAAAGTATGAATCAATCAGAAATGATAACAAAACCATATTCCATTTGGTTTGAACTGCAACAAGTTGAAAATAATAGGTATCGTCTTAAAACCTTTATAGAATCGAACAATACAGAAGATTTTATACCGCTAGATACTCATGAAGATTATACTAGAAACTTTAACATATCTTTTCCTATAAATACATTTATATCAACAAATCAAAACAAGGAAATTTTCAGAGAACATAAAACTTATACAACAAGCTTTTTAAATACTATGAAAGTAAAAACTATGTATGAACAACAAATTATAATCAATAATAAAAAGGATTTTGAATTATCTGGAGAAGTTAGCTTTGAAATCGGTTCCAATTCTAACACGGAAAAGGTACCATTTACCATTGCACGACATTATGGAAACATCCAAGTTTTTGGGACTGGGTGTTGAAAATAGAAAACTTACTAGGTAAATTACTAGTAAGTTTATCTTATTTTTTTAAAAACCTGATATTTTTTCTTCAACTTCTTCCCATTCAAACATTAAATCATCTAGCTTCGCTTTCTTGGCTTTATATTCCTCAAAGAAATTAGGTTGAGAAGAAACTTCATCATAATTTTGAGCTAGTTCTAAATCTATATTTTCAATTTCCTGCTCAAGATTAGCAATTAAGTTTTCAATTTTTGAAGACCTGTTTCTTAATTTTTTAAGCTCTTTTTCCTGTTCTTTCGAAAGTTTATATGCCTCTTTTTTACTTGTATCTTTTTCCGCTTTTAAAACAGTTCGCTTTTCAGCTTCTCTTAAATTATCAATTTGATGTTGTTCTAAGAAATAATCGATATCCCCTAAATATTCTTTGATAATTTTATCCTTAAATCCATATACTTTATTCGCTAATCCTTGTAAAAACTCACGATCGTGAGATACTAGAATTAATGTTCCGTTGAAGTTTTGTAACGCTTTTTTCAAAACATTTTTAGATACGATATCCAAATGATTGGTAGGCTCGTCCATTATTAAAACGTTAAATGGCGTCATTAATAGCTTACAAAGTGCTAATCGATTTCTTTCTCCACCTGATAGTACTTTCGCCTTCTTTTCAACAGCATCTCCACTGAATAAAAATGCTCCTAGCATATCTCTCGCTCGCACTCTATTCGAATCATTCGCTGCTTCTTCAACGATTTCTAATACTGTTTTCTCTTGAGGCAAATATTCTGATTGATTTTGCGCGAAATAACCCACTTCAACATTATGACCTAACTTTAAATTTCCTTCAAAAGGAATTTCACCAACCATCATTTTTGCTAAAGTAGATTTACCTTGTCCGTTTTGACCAACAAAAGCGACCTTTGCATTTCGTTCAATTATTAAATTAACATCTCTTAAAACCTCTTTCGTTCCATAACTTTTTGACACCTTTTCAGCCTCTGCAATAATTTTTCCTGGTTCTTTTGAGATTTCAAATCGAACGTTCATTACTGCGTTTTCATCCTGATCAACTTCAATTCTTTCAACTTTATCTAATTTCTTGATTAGGGATTGTGCCATCGAAGCTTTACTTGCCTTTGCTCTAAATTTCTCAATTAGTTGTTCAGTTCTTTTAATCTCCTTCTCCTGATTCTTTTGAGCTTGTAGTTGCTTTTCCTTTATATCTGCTCGTTGTTCTAAGTATTTAGAGTATGGCTTTTTATAATCATAAATCTGACCTAAAGAAATTTCAATGGTTCTATTCGTTACATTATCCAGAAACATTTTATCGTGAGATACTAAAACAATAGCTCCTGTATAGTTCTTCAAGAAATTTTCTAACCAAATAATCGATTCAATATCCAAGTGGTTAGTAGGCTCATCGAGTAAAAGAATATCGTTATTTTGAAGTAACAATTTCGCTAACTCAATACGCATTCTCCATCCTCCAGAAAAAGTATCTGTCAGCTTATCAAAATCTTCCCGTTGAAAACCTAAACCTTGGAGAATTTTCTCTGTATCTCCTTGATAGTTATAACCTCCTAATAACTCATATCTTTCTGTATGTTCATTCAAATCAATTATTAATTGATTATAACTTTCGCTTTCATAATCTGTTCTTTCCGCCAGATGTTGATTGATTACTTCTAACTTTCCTTCAATCTCTATAATTTCTTCGAAAGCCTGATAAGCTTCTTCTAAAATTGTTCTTCCTTGAACAAAATCAATATCCTGACGCAAGAAACCAATTTTAATATCCTTATCAAATGCTAAAGTTCCTCCGCTACTTTCAATATCTTTAGATAACACCTTCAATAAAGTAGATTTACCTGCTCCATTTTTACCTATCAATCCAACTCGATCACCTTTTATTAATTTAAAAGTTATACCTGAGAACAAATCCGTCCCCATAAAAGACACCGTAAGGTTATGTACGTTTAGCATAATTAATTGTTAAATACGATTGTTTAATAGCCACATTTTATCCAATTGCCTATCGAATCCTTTTAATTTTTCGGAAATTTGTACAAACTTACAAAACTGAACATCTTCAACGATAAAAAACAAAAGAATATATGTTGAGTAAAGGAAATAAATTGTACAGCATTCTATTTAACAAATGTCCTCGTTGTCACGAAGGAGAATTTTTCAAATATAAAACCTCGTTTAATTTTAATAAAATAACTGAGTTACACGAAAATTGTCCACATTGTAAGTTAAAATATATGATGGAACCATCTTTCTTCTTTGGAGCCATGTATGTGAATTATGCTTTAGCAGTAGCTCTTTTCGTTATTGTTTTTATCATTTCTAAAGTTTTATTAGGACAAGCTATTTTAACAAGTTTTATTGCTGTTGTCGTTGTCTCTTTTCTATTGACCCCTTTAACATTACGTTTATCCAGAAGCATTTGGATAAATATATTTGTGAGCTATAGAAAAGAAATCGAAAAAAAGAAAGATTCCTCTATTAAAAGTTAAGATTCAAATCTTTTAATGTCGATATCTCTATCTAAATCTTCTCCTTTTTCTAAATGATTAAAAAGGTTTCGAGCGATGGTTGGAGCAATCATAACTCCACGTGTGCCTAATCCATTTAAAACGCTTAATAATGGATATTTTGGATGTTTACCAACTAGAGGTCTTCTATCTTTAACTGTGGGTCGAATACCCGCAGTTTGATGAACGATTTCAAACGGTACTGAAATAGTCTTTTTTAATTTCTCTACTAACTCTTCTCTACCTTGTTCGGTTGGAACAAGTGTTTTATCTTTCCAATTGAAGGTAGCACCAACTTTATATAAATCATTTCCAAGTGGAAGCACAAAAACTGATGATTTTAATAAGAAGTCAATTTTCAACTCAGGTGCATGAATAGTAATAATTTCACCTTTTGTTCCATTTAAAGGTAAATAATTGAAAAATGGATTTAATTTTAATCCGAAACCTTCAGAAAAAACTATTCTCTTCGATTCTAAATTATCATAAATAAGTCTGTCCTCAAAAAGATCAAGATTTTCATATATGAATTTTCTTTCAATTAATAAGCCTTTTGTTTTTAGATGTGATCTATAGGATTCTATTAACTCTTTAGTATCTATTCTTCCCGTTCCTTTAAGTTCACCAAAACCAAAGTTACCAATTACTCCAGGAATTCTTTCCTTTGAAATATAAGGACTCATATATATGGAAAGCATAGGTTTATCTAATGCAGCAAACCAATTATTTTCATCTCCGATTGAATTAAAAACTTTCTTGGTACTGAATTTAGTGTCAAACTCATACTTAAGTTTACACGAAATTTGATCGTAAAACGGCATAGCAAATTCTAATTGCTCATGCCCATTCCAAACTGGCGTAAATCTTTTTAAGATAACTGGATTATAAGTTCCTGCTGCCACACTTGAAGAGTTTTGAGAATTATCCTCAAATACAACATAGGATTTGTTATTCTTTGCTAATTGCTCAATAAAGGCCAATCCAGCTAATCCTAAACCTACTACTATATAATCAACTTTCATACTTCAAAAATAATTATAATGC contains:
- a CDS encoding gamma carbonic anhydrase family protein gives rise to the protein MPIIKSVRGKSPQISADCFIAENATIIGEVTIGKECSVWFNAVIRGDVHFIKMGDKVNVQDGAVIHATFEKSPTTIGNNVSIGHNAIVHGCTIHDNVLVGMGSIIMDDCIVESNTIIAAGAVVTKNTRIESGSIYAGVPAKKVKDISPELTSGEVNRIADNYVKYASWFK
- a CDS encoding LytR/AlgR family response regulator transcription factor; the protein is MKLKTIIVEDEQISRDILRNYIGKYCPDLELVGEASNIQEAYELIQQHELDLVFLDVEMPFGNGFDLLEKVDNRTFETIFVTAYDHYAIEALNNQATYYLLKPISIDELIKSVGLVKEIKDKENQLQNSILQPKTPTITGKITIPLQDGFEVVNVEEIVYCKADDNYTEIHLTNSKKVVSKTLKHFEEVLKEYPFARIHKSFLVNINEITKYKKGKGGSVELTSGKEILVSASKKGNLLAFFK
- a CDS encoding tetratricopeptide repeat-containing sensor histidine kinase, whose product is MNKPFELEVKVFDENNRRYIEDAQISVNSFITYKSDSRGIYTVKARLHDELVVRHPDFKTVYHIINSQQSIQVRIKKIDKKKESFFKNSSKKEANYLQFIDSAKFYSEKNIDKSLSFIEELLKSEQSKSRHANTYKVLADIYVHWKQYDIAITNFKTSLRIYEKVETRLQLAKAQYLAKAYDDSEQTYIELKTNELSNYERVQVFHGLADVYYAKNEFDKAKSNYEKGLEIAEKHGIREEIPDLNTEIANIYAREGNLSMANSRISKTLEQVSELDAEPSLKIQQEVADFYNKTEQYDNEIQLRKEILENVDKSSRNNSKRKKQYISTDEDKIDESKDSLTSQKLNYKIGNAYVLKENYDEAINYLKKSIIEANRKEDFEVKKHATRKLSEVYDAVGSKMKALKTYKDFVEVVDALYIKKEQEIYQSQRLSKKIAENQSRIAILIKEKELTESRLSLAYKENELSNEKDILQQVIIYSLLLGLVLMSLLSYYSYRANQKQKLANNLLALKSMRSQMNPHFIFNALNSVNSFIAVNDERNANRYLSEFSVLMRSVLENSDEDFIPFTKEIELLELYVKLEHNRFQDKFDYTIDVDSSINLEEYKIPPMLLQPYIENAIWHGLRYKKDKGVLKIAVKQEENDAINITIEDNGIGRKKSMEMKTKNQLKQKSKGMSTIKNRIAILNDMYQDKVAVLISDCLPDGSGTKVELTLKK
- a CDS encoding glucosaminidase domain-containing protein, whose amino-acid sequence is MKLRIIIFSVLVAFLSSCGSKKQVVTQPKSKTIVVTAPKKEKKVVIPEVKPKVTKNKRDNSITKTTEDYITKFAPIAVREMHRYKIPASITLAQGILESGSGRSPLALRSNNHFGIKCHKGWDGKSVTHDDDEIGECFRKYEHPETSYEDHSQFLTSRKRYAGLFRLKLTDYKGWAYGLKRAGYATDKKYPVKLIGLIKKYNLNKYDRAAKSKVVNKSKGYNESNNNTKTNFYYKVVKGDTLYSISRKFNTSVSQLKKLNKLSNNHISIGQELILK
- a CDS encoding 1-aminocyclopropane-1-carboxylate deaminase/D-cysteine desulfhydrase, which codes for MSNEFNLNIENQQIHLTELHQYGVELWIKREDKIHLQISGNKFRKLKYNVIEAQHQEKNTLLTFGGAYSNHILAVAAAGRLNTLRTIGVIRGDELAFNLDKVLKENQTLAKAKEFGMEFEFVARETYKNKTSDKFVRELENKYGDFYLIPEGGTNQLAIKGCEEILTEEDEKFDYICLALGTGGTISGIINSTKDYQKVLGFPALKGDFLQKEVENFTNAKQNWKLYNDYHFGGYGKVKSELICFINDFKRETNVLLDPIYTGKMMFGVIDLIKKNKFPKGAKILTIHTGGIQGISGVNKKLRSKNLEEIQL
- a CDS encoding winged helix-turn-helix domain-containing protein, whose protein sequence is MNKLVVKVLLGTLFLFSCNSRESDISNKVKVSLRNVGHQLLLTQNDSTSLVLPVKQIQEHKYELSFENGLQIEPDKLASLINQNFKKSELPSSYLVEVENCVNNEIAYSFEMILNEENSIIPCSGRNLPNGCYIISVSFLQDQNESRSLLYLLISLLFSVTVFFIVFYKGKLNSKVLEEPNDTQKLGSFIFYPEQNKLVKQAVEIPLSKKECELVAIFIEKPNQIIKREELTKKVWEDNGVFVGRSLDTYISKIRKKIKEDTSIRLVNIHGVGYKLEVD
- a CDS encoding ABC-F family ATP-binding cassette domain-containing protein, producing the protein MLNVHNLTVSFMGTDLFSGITFKLIKGDRVGLIGKNGAGKSTLLKVLSKDIESSGGTLAFDKDIKIGFLRQDIDFVQGRTILEEAYQAFEEIIEIEGKLEVINQHLAERTDYESESYNQLIIDLNEHTERYELLGGYNYQGDTEKILQGLGFQREDFDKLTDTFSGGWRMRIELAKLLLQNNDILLLDEPTNHLDIESIIWLENFLKNYTGAIVLVSHDKMFLDNVTNRTIEISLGQIYDYKKPYSKYLEQRADIKEKQLQAQKNQEKEIKRTEQLIEKFRAKASKASMAQSLIKKLDKVERIEVDQDENAVMNVRFEISKEPGKIIAEAEKVSKSYGTKEVLRDVNLIIERNAKVAFVGQNGQGKSTLAKMMVGEIPFEGNLKLGHNVEVGYFAQNQSEYLPQEKTVLEIVEEAANDSNRVRARDMLGAFLFSGDAVEKKAKVLSGGERNRLALCKLLMTPFNVLIMDEPTNHLDIVSKNVLKKALQNFNGTLILVSHDREFLQGLANKVYGFKDKIIKEYLGDIDYFLEQHQIDNLREAEKRTVLKAEKDTSKKEAYKLSKEQEKELKKLRNRSSKIENLIANLEQEIENIDLELAQNYDEVSSQPNFFEEYKAKKAKLDDLMFEWEEVEEKISGF
- a CDS encoding NAD(P)/FAD-dependent oxidoreductase; this translates as MKVDYIVVGLGLAGLAFIEQLAKNNKSYVVFEDNSQNSSSVAAGTYNPVILKRFTPVWNGHEQLEFAMPFYDQISCKLKYEFDTKFSTKKVFNSIGDENNWFAALDKPMLSIYMSPYISKERIPGVIGNFGFGELKGTGRIDTKELIESYRSHLKTKGLLIERKFIYENLDLFEDRLIYDNLESKRIVFSEGFGLKLNPFFNYLPLNGTKGEIITIHAPELKIDFLLKSSVFVLPLGNDLYKVGATFNWKDKTLVPTEQGREELVEKLKKTISVPFEIVHQTAGIRPTVKDRRPLVGKHPKYPLLSVLNGLGTRGVMIAPTIARNLFNHLEKGEDLDRDIDIKRFES